One Anaerolineae bacterium genomic region harbors:
- a CDS encoding Cystathionine gamma-synthase, translated as MKRHPSGITWESWLVVAGRPSEPGAPLNTPPIPASNFLLSSGRAYARDDGTPTWEALEDIVGGLEGGKAVAFASGMAAIAAVFAQLPVGAMVVIPDDCYQGVVGLVTQGAQQGRWSVQRLAVDDIDSWIRACSVADLIWLESPSNPLLVVADLEAICAAPRKPGAIVAVDNTFATPLNQQPLDFGATISIQSATKFIGGHSDLLAGVATTRDEALWHALRKNRELAGATPGTLEAFLAVRGARTLALRLQRAQQTAMILAERLARHPMVSCVRYPGLLTHPTHATARRVLKGFGTIISFDVRGGAEFADAVCQNVRLIRHATSLGAVESTMERRAAIPGQEHLPPSLLRLSVGIEDPDDLWSDLESAIRAAAS; from the coding sequence TCTCCTCAGTAGTGGTCGCGCGTACGCCCGCGATGACGGCACGCCGACCTGGGAAGCGCTTGAGGACATAGTCGGTGGGCTTGAGGGTGGTAAGGCCGTGGCCTTTGCCTCCGGCATGGCCGCTATTGCCGCCGTGTTCGCACAACTTCCGGTTGGCGCCATGGTGGTCATCCCCGATGATTGTTATCAAGGGGTTGTCGGATTAGTCACCCAGGGCGCACAGCAGGGGCGGTGGTCTGTGCAGCGCCTGGCCGTAGACGACATTGACAGCTGGATTCGCGCCTGTAGCGTTGCCGATCTGATCTGGCTCGAGTCTCCTTCCAACCCCCTCCTGGTTGTTGCCGATCTGGAAGCCATCTGTGCGGCGCCCCGCAAGCCCGGAGCAATTGTGGCGGTGGACAACACCTTCGCTACGCCCTTGAATCAGCAGCCCCTTGATTTCGGCGCCACGATCTCGATCCAATCGGCAACCAAGTTCATTGGAGGCCATTCGGACTTATTGGCGGGGGTCGCTACGACGAGAGACGAAGCGCTCTGGCACGCCCTCAGGAAGAATCGCGAGTTGGCAGGCGCAACCCCAGGAACACTGGAGGCCTTCCTGGCCGTCCGTGGGGCGAGAACGCTGGCACTGCGTTTGCAACGAGCTCAACAAACCGCCATGATCCTTGCGGAGCGGCTTGCGCGCCATCCGATGGTATCCTGTGTTCGCTATCCGGGCTTACTGACACATCCGACGCATGCGACCGCCAGGCGTGTGCTCAAAGGTTTTGGAACCATTATCTCGTTCGATGTGCGCGGCGGAGCCGAGTTTGCAGATGCCGTCTGCCAAAATGTCCGGCTCATTCGGCATGCTACCAGTCTTGGCGCCGTGGAATCGACGATGGAACGAAGGGCGGCAATCCCAGGGCAAGAACACCTGCCGCCTTCGCTTCTACGTCTCAGTGTGGGTATCGAAGATCCAGATGACCTCTGGTCCGATCTCGAGTCGGCTATACGCGCCGCGGCATCGTGA